One genomic window of Salvelinus alpinus chromosome 17, SLU_Salpinus.1, whole genome shotgun sequence includes the following:
- the LOC139542784 gene encoding potassium channel subfamily K member 15-like: protein MKKQNVRTLSLILCMFSYLLVGAAVFDALESETESSRRRILELKRTEMKKKCRFSEDDYREIERVVLQAEPHRAGRQWKFAGSFYFAITVITTIGYGHAAPGTDSGKVFCMFYAVLGIPLTLVMFQSLGERMNTFVCYLLRRAKQCLGLRRTEVSMENMVLVGFLSCIGTLCVGAAAFSHYEAWTFFHAYYYCFITLTTIGFGDFVALQKKEDLQEKTTYVAFSFMYILVGLTVIGAFLNLVVLRFLTMNTEDERRDAQERASIKRERGLLTMGLHGGGPGQGRGVLRIRERDRMGQSRSHINLFLPMEEGTSRTNLISSPAEEQEDRDRGAPCRQRLHLQLHGTGRRRPESPLGSLCSCMCYRLEVCESPLPSHREQPGCNMNSVYCNSISYRIQSWRPRDNTGLSSPGSTLSLGHNFREYPCCRRKSV from the exons ATGAAGAAGCAAAATGTGCGGACCCTGTCTCTTATCCTCTGCATGTTCTCCTACCTGCTGGTGGGCGCTGCGGTGTTCGACGCACTGGAATCCGAGACGGAGAGCTCCCGCCGACGCATCCTTGAGCTGAAGCGCACTGAGATGAAGAAGAAGTGCCGCTTCTCCGAGGACGACTACCGGGAGATCGAGCGGGTGGTGCTGCAAGCGGAGCCCCACCGCGCCGGGAGACAGTGGAAATTCGCCGGGTCTTTTTACTTTGCCATCACGGTCATCACCACCATTG GCTATGGCCATGCAGCTCCAGGCACAGATTCAGGGAAGGTCTTTTGCATGTTCTATGCTGTGCTGGGCATCCCGCTCACCCTGGTCATGTTCCAGAGCCTGGGCGAGAGGATGAACACGTTTGTCTGCTATCTCCTGCGCAGGGCCAAGCAGTGCCTAGGGTTACGGAGGACTGAGGTGTCCATGGAGAACATGGTCTTGGTGGGCTTCCTGTCCTGCATAGGCACCCTGTGTGTTGGGGCAGCAGCCTTCTCCCACTATGAGGCCTGGACCTTCTTCCATGCCTACTACTACTGCTTTATCACGCTCACCACCATTGGGTTTGGGGACTTTGTGGCCCTGCAGAAGAAGGAGGACCTCCAGGAGAAGACTACCTATGTGGCCTTCAGCTTCATGTACATCCTGGTTGGACTGACAGTGATAGGAGCCTTCCTCAACCTGGTAGTGCTGCGCTTCCTCACCATGAAcacagaggatgagaggagggacgCCCAGGAGAGGGCCTCaatcaagagagagaggggcctgCTGACCATGGGGCTCCATGGAGGAGGACCAGGGCAGGGCAGAGGAGTGCTTAGGATCAGGGAGAGGGACAGGATGGGGCAGAGCCGCAGTCACATCAATCTTTTCCTGCCAATGGAGGAGGGCACTAGCCGCACcaacctcatctcctctccagcaGAGGAGCAGGAGGATAGGGACAGGGGTGCCCCCTGCAGGCAGAGGCTGCATTTACAGCTGCATGGCACTGGCAGACGAAGGCCAGAGTCTCCCCTGGGCTCCTTGTGTTCCTGTATGTGCTACCGTCTGGAGGTGTGTGAGAGCCCCCTGCCTTCCCACAGGGAGCAACCTGGGTGCAACATGAACTCGGTCTACTGCAACTCCATCTCTTACAGGATCCAGAGCTGGAGACCCAGAGACAACACAGGACTCTCGTCCCCAGGCAGCACACTCTCGCTTGGGCACAACTTCAGGGAGTACCCCTGCTGCCGGAGGAAGTCAGTGTAG